From Scatophagus argus isolate fScaArg1 chromosome 10, fScaArg1.pri, whole genome shotgun sequence, a single genomic window includes:
- the LOC124066151 gene encoding NLR family CARD domain-containing protein 3-like isoform X8, with translation MNQCEETQEGVPPSKTTLCGEPDSQTRPHSPGPGPEHGPGSRPELSCVSMKSEVSMESPLLFRKSADGGVNQESSEIPIGQSALQHQTDLDDIFMVLEESIVSFVKNELKRFQKVLRTDYPENYFREDEDVLDGEDEEQRRSSREAFLKITQHFLRRMKQEELADCLQSRNPVPVCFQHQLKSKLKKKYECVFEGTAKAGNPTLLNQVYTELYITEGETGGVNDEHEVRQIETAARKTRRPETTIRPEDIFKASPGRDGPIRTVMTKGVAGIGKTVLTQKFTLDWAEDKANQDVHFTFPFTFRELNVLKEKKFSLVELVHLFFAETKEAGICRFEKFQVVFIFDGLDECRLPLDFHNNEILTDVTESTSVDVLLTNLIRGNLLPSARLWITSRPAAANQIPPECVDMVTEVRGFTDPQKEEYFRKRSRDDEEQASRIISHIKTSRSLHIMCHIPVFCWITATVLEDKLKTREGGELPRTLTEMYIHFLVVQSKRKNIKYDGGDGTDPQWNPDSRKMIESLGKLAFEQLQKGNLIFYESDLTDCGIDITAASVYSGVFTQIFIEERGLHQMKVFCFVHLSVQEFLAALHVHQTFINSGVNLLAEEQPTSQKSETRTDESAETQFYWSAVDEVLRSPNGHLDLFLRFLLGLSLQTNQALLRDLLTETGSSSQTNQETVQYIKKKISENLSPERSINLFHCLNELNNRSLVEEIQRYLRSGSLSTDQLSPAQWSALVFILLSSEEDLDVFDLKKYSASEEALLKLLPVVKASNKALLSGCNLSERSCEALSSVLSSQSSSLKELDLSNNDLWDSGVKVLSAGLESPACRLETLRLSGCLITEEGCACLVSALSSNTSSLRELDLSYNQPGDSGVRLLSAGPDCSHRRLDSLRVEPAGGRWLTPGLRKYSCELTLDTNTVNTKIKLSDNNRVVTHVEEDLSYPDHPDRFNKWPQVLCREGLTGRCYWEVELRGHVDISVSYRGINRRGHRYDCRFGRNEQSWSVECSDGGYCVWHDNKGTPASSSSSSPASNRVAVYVDCPAGILSFYRVSSDTLIHLHTFNTTFTEPLYPGFGFWFGWSGSVSLCSLEEEASPPLRETLTHS, from the exons atgaatcagtgtgaggagacacaggagggagtccctccctctaaaaccactctgtgtggggaacCTGACAGCCAGACCAGACCTCACag CCCAGGACCTGGACCCGAGCACGGACCCGGATCTAGGCCTGAGctcagctgtgtgtccatgaagagcGAGGTGTCAATGGagtctcctcttctttttaGAAAATCTGCTGATGGAGG AGTTAACCAGGAGAGCTCGGAGATTCCCATTGGTCAGTCTGCCCTGCAGCATCAAACAGACTTGGACGACATTTTTATG GTGCTGGAGGAGAGCATTGTCAGTTTTGTGAAGAACGAGTTGAAGAGGTTCCAGAAGGTTCTGCGTACTGATTACCCAGAAAACTATTTTAGAGAGGATGAAGACGTCCtggatggtgaggatgaagagcagaggaggagcagcagggaggcatttctgaagatcacacagcacttcctgaggagaatgaagcaggaggaaCTGGCTGACTGTCTGCAGAGCA GAAATCCTGTTCCAGTTTGTTTCCAGCATCAACTCAAATCtaagctgaagaagaagtatgagtgtgtgtttgaggggactgctaaagcaggaaacccgaccctcctgaatcaggtctacacagagctctacatcacagagggagagactggaggGGTCAACGAtgaacatgaggtcagacagattgaaacagcaGCCAGGAAAACCAGAAGACCAGAGACAACAATCAGACCagaagacatctttaaagcctcacctggaagagatggaccaatcagaacagtgatgacaaagggagtggctggcattgggaaaacagtcttaacacagaagttcactctggactgggctgaagacaaagccaaccaggacgtccacttcacatttccattcactttcagagagctgaatgtgctgaaggagaagaagttcAGCTTGGTGGAACTTGTTCATCTCTTCTTCgctgaaaccaaagaagcaggaatctgcaggtttgagaagttccaggttgtgttcatctttgacggtctggatgagtgtcgacttcctctggacttccacaacaatgagatcctgactgatgtcacagagtccacctcagtggatgtgctgctgacaaacctcatcagggggaatctgcttccctctgctcgcctctggataacctcacgacctgcagcagccaatcagatccctcctgagtgtgttgacatggtgacagaggtcagagggttcaccgacccacagaaggaggagtacttcaggaagagatccagagatgatgaggagcaggccagcagaatcatctcccacatcaagacatcacgaagcctccacatcatgtgccacatcccagtcttctgctggatcactgctacagttctggaggataagttgaagaccagagagggaggagagctgcccaggaccctgactgagatgtacatccacttcctggtggttcagtccaaacgaaagaacatcaagtatgatggaggagatgggacagatccacagtggaatccagacagcaggaagatgattgagtctctgggaaaactggcttttgagcagctgcagaaaggcaacctgatcttctatgaatcagacctgacagactgtggcatcgatatcacagcagcctcagtgtactcaggagtgttcacccagatctttatagaggagagaggactgcaCCAGATGAAGGTGTTCTGCTTCGTCCATCTGAgcgttcaggagtttctggctgctcttcatgtccatCAGACATTCATCAACTCTGGTGTCAACCTGCTGGCAGAAGAACAACCAACATCCCAGAAGTCTGAAACAAGAACAGATGaatctgcagagacacagttcTACTGGAGTGCTGTGGACGAGGTCTTACGgagtccaaatggacacctggacttgttCCTTCGCTTCCTTCTGGGTCTTTCACTGCAGACCAATCAGGCTCTCCTCCGAGACCTgctgacagagacaggaagtagtTCACAGACCAATCAGGAAACAGTCCAgtacatcaagaagaagatcagTGAGAATCTGTCTCCTGAGAGGagcatcaatctgttccactgtctgaatgaactgaataatcgttctctggtggaggagatccaacGCTACCTGaggtcaggaagtctctccacagatcaactgtctcctgctcagtggtcagctctggtcttcatcttactgtcatcagaagaagatctggacgtgtttgacctgaagaaatactctgcttcagaggaggctcttctgaAGCTGCTTCCAGTGGtcaaagcctccaacaaagctct ACTGAGCGGCTGTaacctgtcagagagaagctgtgaagctctgtcctcagtcctcagctcccagtcctccaGTCTGaaagagctggacctgagtaacaatGACCTGTGGGATTCAGGAGTGAAGGTGCTGTCTGCAGGATTGGAGAGTCCAGCCTGTAgactggagactctcag gttgtCGGGGTGTCTTATCACAGAGGAAGGCTGCGCTTGTTTGGTCTCTGCTCTGAGCTCCAACACTTCCAGTCTGAGAGAactggacctgagctacaacCAACCAGGAGACTCAGGGGTGagactgctgtctgctggaccaGACTGCTCACACAGGAGACTGGACTCTTTACG ggtGGAGCCTGCTGGAGGTCGATGGCTGACACCGGGGctgaggaagt aTTCCTGTGAGCTCacactggacacaaacacagtaaacacaaagatcaaactgtctgacaacaacagggTGGTGACACACGTGGAGGAGGATCTGTCATATCCTGACCATCCAGACAGATTTAACAAGTGGCCTCAGGTGCTGTGCAGAGAAGGTCTGACTGGCCGTtgttactgggaggtggagtTGAGGGGACATGTTGACATATCAGTGAGTTACAGAGGAATCAACAGGAGAGGACACAGGTATGACTGCAGGTTTGGAAGGAATGAACAGTCCTGGAGTGTGGAGTGCTCTGATGGTGGTTACTGTGTCTGGCACGATAACAAAGGAAcgcctgcctcctcctcctcctcctctcctgcctccaacagagttgcagtgtatgtggactgtcctgctggcatTCTGTCCTTCTACCGAGTCTCCTCTGACACtctgatccacctccacaccttcaacaccacattcactgaacctctttATCCGGGCTTTGGGTTCTGGTTTGGCTGGTCTG
- the LOC124066151 gene encoding NLR family CARD domain-containing protein 3-like isoform X6: MTNVVVLCEGVNCAMNQCEETQEGVPPSKTTLCGEPDSQTRPHSPGPGPEHGPGSRPELSCVSMKSEVSMESPLLFRKSADGGVNQESSEIPIGQSALQHQTDLDDIFMVLEESIVSFVKNELKRFQKVLRTDYPENYFREDEDVLDGEDEEQRRSSREAFLKITQHFLRRMKQEELADCLQSRNPVPVCFQHQLKSKLKKKYECVFEGTAKAGNPTLLNQVYTELYITEGETGGVNDEHEVRQIETAARKTRRPETTIRPEDIFKASPGRDGPIRTVMTKGVAGIGKTVLTQKFTLDWAEDKANQDVHFTFPFTFRELNVLKEKKFSLVELVHLFFAETKEAGICRFEKFQVVFIFDGLDECRLPLDFHNNEILTDVTESTSVDVLLTNLIRGNLLPSARLWITSRPAAANQIPPECVDMVTEVRGFTDPQKEEYFRKRSRDDEEQASRIISHIKTSRSLHIMCHIPVFCWITATVLEDKLKTREGGELPRTLTEMYIHFLVVQSKRKNIKYDGGDGTDPQWNPDSRKMIESLGKLAFEQLQKGNLIFYESDLTDCGIDITAASVYSGVFTQIFIEERGLHQMKVFCFVHLSVQEFLAALHVHQTFINSGVNLLAEEQPTSQKSETRTDESAETQFYWSAVDEVLRSPNGHLDLFLRFLLGLSLQTNQALLRDLLTETGSSSQTNQETVQYIKKKISENLSPERSINLFHCLNELNNRSLVEEIQRYLRSGSLSTDQLSPAQWSALVFILLSSEEDLDVFDLKKYSASEEALLKLLPVVKASNKALLSGCNLSERSCEALSSVLSSQSSSLKELDLSNNDLWDSGVKVLSAGLESPACRLETLRLSGCLITEEGCACLVSALSSNTSSLRELDLSYNQPGDSGVRLLSAGPDCSHRRLDSLRVEPAGGRWLTPGLRKYSCELTLDTNTVNTKIKLSDNNRVVTHVEEDLSYPDHPDRFNKWPQVLCREGLTGRCYWEVELRGHVDISVSYRGINRRGHRYDCRFGRNEQSWSVECSDGGYCVWHDNKGTPASSSSSSPASNRVAVYVDCPAGILSFYRVSSDTLIHLHTFNTTFTEPLYPGFGFWFGWSGSVSLCSLEEEASPPLRETLTHS; this comes from the exons ATGAcaaatgttgttgtgttgtgtgaagGTGTGAACTGTGCCatgaatcagtgtgaggagacacaggagggagtccctccctctaaaaccactctgtgtggggaacCTGACAGCCAGACCAGACCTCACag CCCAGGACCTGGACCCGAGCACGGACCCGGATCTAGGCCTGAGctcagctgtgtgtccatgaagagcGAGGTGTCAATGGagtctcctcttctttttaGAAAATCTGCTGATGGAGG AGTTAACCAGGAGAGCTCGGAGATTCCCATTGGTCAGTCTGCCCTGCAGCATCAAACAGACTTGGACGACATTTTTATG GTGCTGGAGGAGAGCATTGTCAGTTTTGTGAAGAACGAGTTGAAGAGGTTCCAGAAGGTTCTGCGTACTGATTACCCAGAAAACTATTTTAGAGAGGATGAAGACGTCCtggatggtgaggatgaagagcagaggaggagcagcagggaggcatttctgaagatcacacagcacttcctgaggagaatgaagcaggaggaaCTGGCTGACTGTCTGCAGAGCA GAAATCCTGTTCCAGTTTGTTTCCAGCATCAACTCAAATCtaagctgaagaagaagtatgagtgtgtgtttgaggggactgctaaagcaggaaacccgaccctcctgaatcaggtctacacagagctctacatcacagagggagagactggaggGGTCAACGAtgaacatgaggtcagacagattgaaacagcaGCCAGGAAAACCAGAAGACCAGAGACAACAATCAGACCagaagacatctttaaagcctcacctggaagagatggaccaatcagaacagtgatgacaaagggagtggctggcattgggaaaacagtcttaacacagaagttcactctggactgggctgaagacaaagccaaccaggacgtccacttcacatttccattcactttcagagagctgaatgtgctgaaggagaagaagttcAGCTTGGTGGAACTTGTTCATCTCTTCTTCgctgaaaccaaagaagcaggaatctgcaggtttgagaagttccaggttgtgttcatctttgacggtctggatgagtgtcgacttcctctggacttccacaacaatgagatcctgactgatgtcacagagtccacctcagtggatgtgctgctgacaaacctcatcagggggaatctgcttccctctgctcgcctctggataacctcacgacctgcagcagccaatcagatccctcctgagtgtgttgacatggtgacagaggtcagagggttcaccgacccacagaaggaggagtacttcaggaagagatccagagatgatgaggagcaggccagcagaatcatctcccacatcaagacatcacgaagcctccacatcatgtgccacatcccagtcttctgctggatcactgctacagttctggaggataagttgaagaccagagagggaggagagctgcccaggaccctgactgagatgtacatccacttcctggtggttcagtccaaacgaaagaacatcaagtatgatggaggagatgggacagatccacagtggaatccagacagcaggaagatgattgagtctctgggaaaactggcttttgagcagctgcagaaaggcaacctgatcttctatgaatcagacctgacagactgtggcatcgatatcacagcagcctcagtgtactcaggagtgttcacccagatctttatagaggagagaggactgcaCCAGATGAAGGTGTTCTGCTTCGTCCATCTGAgcgttcaggagtttctggctgctcttcatgtccatCAGACATTCATCAACTCTGGTGTCAACCTGCTGGCAGAAGAACAACCAACATCCCAGAAGTCTGAAACAAGAACAGATGaatctgcagagacacagttcTACTGGAGTGCTGTGGACGAGGTCTTACGgagtccaaatggacacctggacttgttCCTTCGCTTCCTTCTGGGTCTTTCACTGCAGACCAATCAGGCTCTCCTCCGAGACCTgctgacagagacaggaagtagtTCACAGACCAATCAGGAAACAGTCCAgtacatcaagaagaagatcagTGAGAATCTGTCTCCTGAGAGGagcatcaatctgttccactgtctgaatgaactgaataatcgttctctggtggaggagatccaacGCTACCTGaggtcaggaagtctctccacagatcaactgtctcctgctcagtggtcagctctggtcttcatcttactgtcatcagaagaagatctggacgtgtttgacctgaagaaatactctgcttcagaggaggctcttctgaAGCTGCTTCCAGTGGtcaaagcctccaacaaagctct ACTGAGCGGCTGTaacctgtcagagagaagctgtgaagctctgtcctcagtcctcagctcccagtcctccaGTCTGaaagagctggacctgagtaacaatGACCTGTGGGATTCAGGAGTGAAGGTGCTGTCTGCAGGATTGGAGAGTCCAGCCTGTAgactggagactctcag gttgtCGGGGTGTCTTATCACAGAGGAAGGCTGCGCTTGTTTGGTCTCTGCTCTGAGCTCCAACACTTCCAGTCTGAGAGAactggacctgagctacaacCAACCAGGAGACTCAGGGGTGagactgctgtctgctggaccaGACTGCTCACACAGGAGACTGGACTCTTTACG ggtGGAGCCTGCTGGAGGTCGATGGCTGACACCGGGGctgaggaagt aTTCCTGTGAGCTCacactggacacaaacacagtaaacacaaagatcaaactgtctgacaacaacagggTGGTGACACACGTGGAGGAGGATCTGTCATATCCTGACCATCCAGACAGATTTAACAAGTGGCCTCAGGTGCTGTGCAGAGAAGGTCTGACTGGCCGTtgttactgggaggtggagtTGAGGGGACATGTTGACATATCAGTGAGTTACAGAGGAATCAACAGGAGAGGACACAGGTATGACTGCAGGTTTGGAAGGAATGAACAGTCCTGGAGTGTGGAGTGCTCTGATGGTGGTTACTGTGTCTGGCACGATAACAAAGGAAcgcctgcctcctcctcctcctcctctcctgcctccaacagagttgcagtgtatgtggactgtcctgctggcatTCTGTCCTTCTACCGAGTCTCCTCTGACACtctgatccacctccacaccttcaacaccacattcactgaacctctttATCCGGGCTTTGGGTTCTGGTTTGGCTGGTCTG
- the LOC124066151 gene encoding NLR family CARD domain-containing protein 3-like isoform X12, producing MKSEVSMESPLLFRKSADGGVNQESSEIPIGQSALQHQTDLDDIFMVLEESIVSFVKNELKRFQKVLRTDYPENYFREDEDVLDGEDEEQRRSSREAFLKITQHFLRRMKQEELADCLQSRNPVPVCFQHQLKSKLKKKYECVFEGTAKAGNPTLLNQVYTELYITEGETGGVNDEHEVRQIETAARKTRRPETTIRPEDIFKASPGRDGPIRTVMTKGVAGIGKTVLTQKFTLDWAEDKANQDVHFTFPFTFRELNVLKEKKFSLVELVHLFFAETKEAGICRFEKFQVVFIFDGLDECRLPLDFHNNEILTDVTESTSVDVLLTNLIRGNLLPSARLWITSRPAAANQIPPECVDMVTEVRGFTDPQKEEYFRKRSRDDEEQASRIISHIKTSRSLHIMCHIPVFCWITATVLEDKLKTREGGELPRTLTEMYIHFLVVQSKRKNIKYDGGDGTDPQWNPDSRKMIESLGKLAFEQLQKGNLIFYESDLTDCGIDITAASVYSGVFTQIFIEERGLHQMKVFCFVHLSVQEFLAALHVHQTFINSGVNLLAEEQPTSQKSETRTDESAETQFYWSAVDEVLRSPNGHLDLFLRFLLGLSLQTNQALLRDLLTETGSSSQTNQETVQYIKKKISENLSPERSINLFHCLNELNNRSLVEEIQRYLRSGSLSTDQLSPAQWSALVFILLSSEEDLDVFDLKKYSASEEALLKLLPVVKASNKALLSGCNLSERSCEALSSVLSSQSSSLKELDLSNNDLWDSGVKVLSAGLESPACRLETLRLSGCLITEEGCACLVSALSSNTSSLRELDLSYNQPGDSGVRLLSAGPDCSHRRLDSLRVEPAGGRWLTPGLRKYSCELTLDTNTVNTKIKLSDNNRVVTHVEEDLSYPDHPDRFNKWPQVLCREGLTGRCYWEVELRGHVDISVSYRGINRRGHRYDCRFGRNEQSWSVECSDGGYCVWHDNKGTPASSSSSSPASNRVAVYVDCPAGILSFYRVSSDTLIHLHTFNTTFTEPLYPGFGFWFGWSGSVSLCSLEEEASPPLRETLTHS from the exons atgaagagcGAGGTGTCAATGGagtctcctcttctttttaGAAAATCTGCTGATGGAGG AGTTAACCAGGAGAGCTCGGAGATTCCCATTGGTCAGTCTGCCCTGCAGCATCAAACAGACTTGGACGACATTTTTATG GTGCTGGAGGAGAGCATTGTCAGTTTTGTGAAGAACGAGTTGAAGAGGTTCCAGAAGGTTCTGCGTACTGATTACCCAGAAAACTATTTTAGAGAGGATGAAGACGTCCtggatggtgaggatgaagagcagaggaggagcagcagggaggcatttctgaagatcacacagcacttcctgaggagaatgaagcaggaggaaCTGGCTGACTGTCTGCAGAGCA GAAATCCTGTTCCAGTTTGTTTCCAGCATCAACTCAAATCtaagctgaagaagaagtatgagtgtgtgtttgaggggactgctaaagcaggaaacccgaccctcctgaatcaggtctacacagagctctacatcacagagggagagactggaggGGTCAACGAtgaacatgaggtcagacagattgaaacagcaGCCAGGAAAACCAGAAGACCAGAGACAACAATCAGACCagaagacatctttaaagcctcacctggaagagatggaccaatcagaacagtgatgacaaagggagtggctggcattgggaaaacagtcttaacacagaagttcactctggactgggctgaagacaaagccaaccaggacgtccacttcacatttccattcactttcagagagctgaatgtgctgaaggagaagaagttcAGCTTGGTGGAACTTGTTCATCTCTTCTTCgctgaaaccaaagaagcaggaatctgcaggtttgagaagttccaggttgtgttcatctttgacggtctggatgagtgtcgacttcctctggacttccacaacaatgagatcctgactgatgtcacagagtccacctcagtggatgtgctgctgacaaacctcatcagggggaatctgcttccctctgctcgcctctggataacctcacgacctgcagcagccaatcagatccctcctgagtgtgttgacatggtgacagaggtcagagggttcaccgacccacagaaggaggagtacttcaggaagagatccagagatgatgaggagcaggccagcagaatcatctcccacatcaagacatcacgaagcctccacatcatgtgccacatcccagtcttctgctggatcactgctacagttctggaggataagttgaagaccagagagggaggagagctgcccaggaccctgactgagatgtacatccacttcctggtggttcagtccaaacgaaagaacatcaagtatgatggaggagatgggacagatccacagtggaatccagacagcaggaagatgattgagtctctgggaaaactggcttttgagcagctgcagaaaggcaacctgatcttctatgaatcagacctgacagactgtggcatcgatatcacagcagcctcagtgtactcaggagtgttcacccagatctttatagaggagagaggactgcaCCAGATGAAGGTGTTCTGCTTCGTCCATCTGAgcgttcaggagtttctggctgctcttcatgtccatCAGACATTCATCAACTCTGGTGTCAACCTGCTGGCAGAAGAACAACCAACATCCCAGAAGTCTGAAACAAGAACAGATGaatctgcagagacacagttcTACTGGAGTGCTGTGGACGAGGTCTTACGgagtccaaatggacacctggacttgttCCTTCGCTTCCTTCTGGGTCTTTCACTGCAGACCAATCAGGCTCTCCTCCGAGACCTgctgacagagacaggaagtagtTCACAGACCAATCAGGAAACAGTCCAgtacatcaagaagaagatcagTGAGAATCTGTCTCCTGAGAGGagcatcaatctgttccactgtctgaatgaactgaataatcgttctctggtggaggagatccaacGCTACCTGaggtcaggaagtctctccacagatcaactgtctcctgctcagtggtcagctctggtcttcatcttactgtcatcagaagaagatctggacgtgtttgacctgaagaaatactctgcttcagaggaggctcttctgaAGCTGCTTCCAGTGGtcaaagcctccaacaaagctct ACTGAGCGGCTGTaacctgtcagagagaagctgtgaagctctgtcctcagtcctcagctcccagtcctccaGTCTGaaagagctggacctgagtaacaatGACCTGTGGGATTCAGGAGTGAAGGTGCTGTCTGCAGGATTGGAGAGTCCAGCCTGTAgactggagactctcag gttgtCGGGGTGTCTTATCACAGAGGAAGGCTGCGCTTGTTTGGTCTCTGCTCTGAGCTCCAACACTTCCAGTCTGAGAGAactggacctgagctacaacCAACCAGGAGACTCAGGGGTGagactgctgtctgctggaccaGACTGCTCACACAGGAGACTGGACTCTTTACG ggtGGAGCCTGCTGGAGGTCGATGGCTGACACCGGGGctgaggaagt aTTCCTGTGAGCTCacactggacacaaacacagtaaacacaaagatcaaactgtctgacaacaacagggTGGTGACACACGTGGAGGAGGATCTGTCATATCCTGACCATCCAGACAGATTTAACAAGTGGCCTCAGGTGCTGTGCAGAGAAGGTCTGACTGGCCGTtgttactgggaggtggagtTGAGGGGACATGTTGACATATCAGTGAGTTACAGAGGAATCAACAGGAGAGGACACAGGTATGACTGCAGGTTTGGAAGGAATGAACAGTCCTGGAGTGTGGAGTGCTCTGATGGTGGTTACTGTGTCTGGCACGATAACAAAGGAAcgcctgcctcctcctcctcctcctctcctgcctccaacagagttgcagtgtatgtggactgtcctgctggcatTCTGTCCTTCTACCGAGTCTCCTCTGACACtctgatccacctccacaccttcaacaccacattcactgaacctctttATCCGGGCTTTGGGTTCTGGTTTGGCTGGTCTG